A genomic window from Anthocerotibacter panamensis C109 includes:
- the fbp gene encoding class 1 fructose-bisphosphatase: MPQGVMTLARYILSRQDTFPDNTGEFSNVMLLIGVAAKTIAWELRRAGLVEDALGLTGEINVQGEQVRKLDDYANEVFLKTFQDTGLVCTIVSEELEGPEHLMQPCTPGSYALLVDPLDGSSNVDMNINTGSIFAIQRRRFCGDDEADLLQAGRKQVAAGYILYGPSTILTFTTGHGVHMFTLDAAIGEFVLSAQSLTIPERGTYYSVNQGNSRRWQPWLRTFLDYLQTEDKASKRPYSLRYVGSLAADIHRTLLIGGIFLYPSDTKSPKGKLRLLYEAAPMAMLLEQAQGQAITDQGEAILDIEPSQIHQRVSVIMGSPYEVGLAQKFLQQSKVPVLG, translated from the coding sequence GTGCCCCAAGGCGTGATGACCCTGGCTCGCTATATTTTATCCAGACAGGATACCTTCCCCGATAATACGGGCGAGTTTAGCAACGTGATGTTACTCATCGGGGTAGCAGCCAAAACCATTGCTTGGGAACTACGCCGCGCTGGGTTGGTCGAGGACGCGCTGGGTCTGACCGGCGAGATCAACGTTCAGGGCGAGCAGGTGCGCAAACTCGACGACTACGCCAATGAAGTTTTCCTGAAAACTTTTCAGGACACGGGCTTGGTGTGTACTATCGTCTCTGAGGAGTTAGAAGGACCCGAGCACCTGATGCAGCCTTGCACTCCAGGTAGTTACGCTCTGCTGGTGGACCCTTTGGATGGCTCCAGCAACGTAGATATGAATATCAATACCGGCTCGATCTTCGCCATTCAGCGTCGCCGTTTTTGTGGAGATGACGAAGCTGACCTCTTACAGGCGGGCCGCAAACAAGTAGCAGCGGGCTATATTCTCTACGGACCGAGCACGATCCTGACCTTCACCACCGGGCATGGGGTGCATATGTTCACGTTGGATGCGGCGATTGGCGAGTTTGTGCTATCGGCGCAGAGCCTGACGATCCCCGAGCGCGGGACCTACTACAGCGTCAACCAGGGCAATAGCCGCCGCTGGCAGCCCTGGCTCAGAACCTTCTTGGACTACCTCCAGACCGAGGATAAAGCCAGCAAACGCCCCTATTCCCTGCGCTATGTCGGTTCTCTCGCCGCAGACATCCATCGGACCTTGCTCATCGGCGGGATCTTCCTCTATCCCTCCGACACCAAGAGCCCCAAGGGTAAACTGCGCCTGCTCTACGAGGCAGCCCCCATGGCGATGCTCCTCGAACAGGCTCAGGGTCAGGCGATCACCGACCAGGGCGAAGCTATCCTCGATATTGAGCCCAGCCAGATCCACCAGCGTGTCTCCGTGATCATGGGTAGCCCCTATGAAGTGGGTTTGGCACAGAAGTTCCTCCAACAGAGCAAAGTCCCTGTTTTGGGGTAG